A genomic segment from Schistosoma mansoni strain Puerto Rico chromosome 5, complete genome encodes:
- a CDS encoding putative histone-lysine n-methyltransferase, setb1, with protein MELLYHEDIPIDLITEQLIGCTCENICCLEDNCTCLSKSGMSYDMNGLLTNFVDPVFECNSECVCSQSCTNRVVQKYLIDAEFTFESEYHTKTCVTDHPVMGRGLKAACEIQRGELVCVYLGEVIPYKEACLREALQLSCYGRNFIMVMREYSDHRLISETCVDGNSESWGSVKSKARLINHSCTPNLTVVPVRVDSFIPYLALFANKVIFEGTQLSYDYAQSVPSDKIRLSNTLCLCNSDSCRVYMPGV; from the coding sequence ATGGAGTTATTATACCATGAGGACATCCCTATCGATCTAATTACGGAACAACTTATTGGATGTACATGTGAAAATATCTGCTGCCTAGAAGACAATTGTACTTGCTTATCGAAATCTGGAATGTCTTATGATATGAATGGTTTGCTGACTAATTTTGTGGATCCAGTTTTTGAATGCAACAGTGAATGTGTTTGTAGTCAATCGTGCACTAATCGAGTCGTCCAAAAATATTTAATCGATGCGGAGTTCACATTTGAGTCTGAGTACCATACAAAAACCTGTGTGACTGATCATCCGGTTATGGGTAGAGGTTTAAAAGCCGCTTGCGAAATCCAACGTGGAGAACTTGTTTGTGTTTATTTGGGTGAAGTAATTCCATATAAAGAGGCTTGCCTAAGAGAAGCCCTTCAACTTTCATGTTATGGTCGCAATTTTATCATGGTAATGCGTGAGTATAGCGACCATCGTCTTATATCAGAGACGTGTGTTGACGGGAATTCTGAATCGTGGGGTTCAGTAAAGTCGAAAGCACGCCTAATTAACCATTCTTGTACACCTAACCTAACAGTAGTTCCTGTTCGAGTTGATAGTTTCATTCCCTATTTAGCATTATTTGCTAACAAAGTTATCTTTGAGGGTACGCAACTTTCATACGATTATGCTCAGTCTGTGCCCAGCGACAAAATACGATTATCGAACACACTTTGCTTATGCAACTCGGACTCATGTCGCGTATACATGCCTGGAGTATAA